The following proteins are encoded in a genomic region of Hymenobacter siberiensis:
- a CDS encoding YebC/PmpR family DNA-binding transcriptional regulator, giving the protein MGRAFEFRKGRKMKRWDKMSKDFTRIGKEIVMAVKENGPNPDSNARLRAAMQNAKGVNMPKDRVEAAIKRASSKEEKDYAEVVYEGYLPHGVAIVIETATDNPTRTVSNVRLIFNRNDGTLGTAGSSDYTFTRKGVFKLAAEGLDRDELELELIDFGAEDVYETTEEDEHGAEHKFIVVETAFTDFGQMQKALEAQGRHAVSVNLQRVPNTTVALNDEQLEEIMTIIEKFEDDEDVQAVYHTVG; this is encoded by the coding sequence ATGGGACGCGCATTCGAATTTCGCAAAGGCCGCAAAATGAAGCGGTGGGATAAAATGTCGAAGGACTTTACCCGTATCGGCAAGGAAATCGTGATGGCCGTGAAGGAAAACGGCCCCAACCCCGATTCCAACGCCCGCCTGCGCGCCGCCATGCAAAACGCCAAGGGCGTGAATATGCCCAAGGACCGGGTAGAAGCCGCCATCAAGCGCGCCAGCAGCAAGGAGGAAAAAGATTACGCCGAAGTGGTGTACGAAGGCTACCTGCCCCACGGCGTGGCCATCGTCATCGAAACAGCCACCGACAACCCTACCCGCACGGTAAGCAACGTGCGCCTCATCTTCAACCGCAACGACGGCACCCTGGGCACCGCCGGCAGCAGCGACTACACTTTCACCCGCAAGGGCGTGTTCAAGCTGGCCGCCGAGGGCCTCGACCGCGACGAGCTGGAGCTGGAGCTGATTGACTTCGGTGCCGAAGACGTGTACGAAACCACCGAGGAAGACGAGCACGGCGCCGAGCACAAGTTCATCGTGGTCGAGACTGCCTTCACCGATTTCGGCCAGATGCAGAAAGCCCTCGAAGCCCAGGGCCGCCACGCAGTAAGCGTGAATCTGCAGCGCGTGCCCAACACCACCGTTGCCCTCAACGACGAGCAGCTGGAGGAAATCATGACCATCATCGAGAAGTTTGAAGACGACGAGGACGTGCAGGCCGTGTACCACACCGTGGGCTAA
- a CDS encoding serine hydrolase: MTPKLPAIKSRCTTCSPTPRASRTTRPSLVFKALSILPTTPAAFVRTFAGLPLDFEPGTAFRYSNSGYFLLGAIIEKVTGKPYAQVLTENILQPLHMQDTGYDQSDIILPRRASGYDHSPTGIYNTSYLDMAVPYAAGSLYSTVLDLYKWDQALYTTQLLSEAGKALVFKAYKKNYAYAWTNSKAVIGPDTVALLGHSGHVNGFGTYLLRTPKEHNLVVVLDNEGGPAVQEVSLDLLRVLYHRPTTGPKPGPPAPKPIAVDAATVAPYVGKYQLSPTFFITVKAEGSQLSAQATGQPPFSLVATAPTRFTVQGVPAEVEFVKNASGTVEKLILHQGGHDSPGAKVE, translated from the coding sequence ATTACCCCAAAGCTGCCGGCGATAAAATCACGCTGCACCACCTGCTCACCCACACCTCGGGCATCCCGAACTACACGGCCCAGCCTGGTTTTTAAGGCCCTCAGCATACTGCCTACTACGCCGGCGGCCTTCGTCCGCACGTTTGCCGGGCTACCGCTCGATTTTGAGCCGGGCACGGCATTTCGGTACAGTAATTCCGGCTATTTCCTGCTCGGGGCCATTATTGAGAAAGTAACGGGCAAGCCCTACGCCCAGGTGCTGACTGAAAACATCCTGCAGCCGCTACACATGCAGGACACCGGCTACGACCAATCCGATATCATCCTGCCCAGGCGCGCCAGCGGCTACGACCACAGCCCAACCGGTATTTACAATACTTCCTACCTCGATATGGCAGTACCCTACGCGGCTGGCTCGCTCTACTCCACCGTACTCGACCTCTATAAGTGGGACCAGGCGCTGTACACCACGCAGCTGCTATCCGAAGCCGGCAAAGCCCTGGTGTTCAAAGCCTATAAAAAAAACTACGCCTACGCCTGGACCAACTCAAAGGCCGTAATCGGCCCGGACACGGTGGCGCTGCTGGGCCACAGCGGCCACGTCAACGGCTTTGGCACCTACCTGCTGCGCACGCCCAAAGAACACAATCTGGTGGTAGTGCTTGATAATGAGGGCGGCCCGGCCGTACAGGAAGTGAGTCTGGACCTGTTGCGCGTACTCTACCACCGCCCCACCACCGGCCCCAAACCGGGACCCCCGGCCCCCAAACCCATAGCCGTGGACGCCGCCACGGTAGCACCCTACGTGGGCAAATACCAGCTGTCGCCCACGTTTTTCATTACCGTGAAGGCCGAAGGCAGCCAGCTCTCGGCCCAGGCCACCGGGCAGCCGCCGTTTTCGCTGGTGGCCACGGCCCCTACCCGCTTCACGGTACAAGGCGTACCGGCCGAAGTTGAATTCGTGAAAAACGCCAGCGGGACGGTCGAGAAGCTGATTCTGCACCAGGGCGGGCACGATTCGCCGGGGGCCAAAGTGGAATAA
- a CDS encoding mechanosensitive ion channel family protein — MTEKFAPIFSNFPDILTTLAVLLGGLAAGLVARLMVFALLRAYNRREDSALARSVSSNLSSVSSWFFPVLAISLLLPLVPLPPKPFEVLRRVVEFTLILSFAWGLIRTLDVVQDLVQQYYQLSGSDNLRVRKLFTQLQFIKKIAVSLIAFIGVGLVLMSFETVRRLGTGLLTSAGIASVIVGFAAQRSISNLLAGFQIAFTQPIRIDDVLVVEGEWGRVEEITFTYVVLNIWDQRRLVLPLNYFIEKPFQNWTRSNAELLGSVFIHTDYSVPVGAVRAELERLTAHHPLWDGRVCKLHVTDSKETTLELRALVSARNGSDAWDLRCDIREQLVAFLQRDYPGSLPRVRAEVATPGPNRLGFGPASPETTYSK; from the coding sequence ATGACCGAAAAATTCGCCCCAATCTTCTCAAATTTTCCTGATATTCTGACCACGCTGGCCGTGTTGCTGGGCGGCCTGGCGGCCGGCCTGGTGGCCCGGCTCATGGTTTTTGCCCTGTTGCGGGCCTACAACCGGCGCGAGGACTCGGCCCTGGCCCGCTCCGTGAGCAGCAACCTGAGCTCCGTCAGTAGCTGGTTTTTTCCGGTGCTGGCCATTTCACTGCTGCTGCCGCTGGTGCCACTGCCGCCCAAGCCCTTTGAGGTACTACGCCGCGTGGTGGAGTTCACCCTGATTCTCTCTTTCGCCTGGGGCCTCATCCGCACCCTCGACGTGGTGCAGGACCTCGTGCAGCAGTATTACCAACTCAGCGGCAGCGACAACCTGCGGGTACGCAAGCTGTTCACACAGCTTCAGTTCATCAAAAAAATTGCCGTTTCGCTCATTGCCTTCATCGGGGTGGGCCTGGTGCTTATGAGCTTCGAAACGGTACGCCGCCTGGGCACGGGCCTGCTCACGTCGGCCGGTATTGCCAGTGTGATTGTAGGTTTTGCCGCCCAGCGCTCCATCAGCAACCTTCTGGCGGGCTTCCAGATTGCTTTCACCCAGCCCATTCGCATCGATGATGTGCTGGTGGTGGAGGGCGAGTGGGGCCGCGTAGAGGAAATCACCTTCACCTACGTGGTGCTCAACATCTGGGACCAGCGCCGGCTGGTACTGCCGCTCAACTACTTCATCGAGAAGCCTTTTCAGAACTGGACGCGCAGCAACGCCGAGCTCCTGGGCTCGGTATTCATCCACACCGACTACTCGGTGCCGGTAGGCGCGGTGCGTGCCGAACTGGAACGCCTCACCGCCCACCACCCGCTCTGGGACGGCCGCGTGTGCAAGCTCCACGTCACCGATTCCAAGGAAACCACCCTGGAGCTGCGCGCCCTGGTGAGCGCCCGCAACGGCAGCGACGCCTGGGACCTGCGCTGCGACATCCGCGAGCAGCTGGTCGCCTTCCTGCAACGCGATTACCCCGGCAGCCTGCCCCGCGTGCGGGCCGAAGTAGCTACCCCCGGGCCAAACCGCCTGGGTTTCGGGCCAGCCAGCCCCGAAACCACCTACTCGAAATAA
- a CDS encoding phosphatase PAP2 family protein, whose product MTTDAFFGGHTAHTATATFFAAQVFHDFNPGSQAEPYVWGVAAAVPAVVAYFRVQAGKHFLSDNLVGYAVGATVGVMVPRLHRNETVFYPANVPPQRFLDSAVGVGVGAAAGLVTLHFYKKLHGTGVSLGPVQGQNMNGYAYGGVRFARAL is encoded by the coding sequence GTGACCACCGATGCGTTTTTTGGCGGCCACACGGCGCATACGGCCACGGCCACGTTTTTCGCGGCTCAGGTTTTTCACGATTTTAACCCTGGCTCCCAAGCCGAGCCCTACGTGTGGGGTGTGGCCGCCGCCGTGCCCGCCGTGGTGGCCTACTTCCGCGTGCAGGCCGGCAAGCACTTCCTCTCCGATAACCTGGTGGGCTACGCCGTGGGGGCCACCGTGGGCGTGATGGTGCCGCGCCTGCACCGCAACGAAACCGTGTTTTACCCCGCCAACGTGCCGCCCCAGCGCTTCCTCGATTCGGCGGTGGGCGTGGGGGTGGGAGCGGCGGCGGGGCTGGTGACCTTGCATTTCTATAAAAAGCTGCACGGCACGGGTGTTTCGCTGGGGCCGGTGCAGGGGCAGAACATGAACGGCTATGCCTACGGCGGTGTGCGCTTTGCACGGGCGCTGTAG
- a CDS encoding MBL fold metallo-hydrolase, which translates to MSRFLPTQLPNLGNRVQALDPDDPSTPHLMAWQWLHVPGHAPGQLAFFREADRVLIGADAFATTHHDSIPAVLLGIPKISRAGTPFNYDWEAARTSVQTLAALEPKAIGCGHGPVIIGSEAAAGLHQLADNYPVPAHGRYVHEPARTDASGVEHLPPAPKDKLLIQAAIIGGSLLAAGAAWLLTGGRRKIKKSKAYKKAYKAAKKSGKHQPPPPPPLYRSGVGS; encoded by the coding sequence ATGAGCCGCTTCTTACCCACCCAGCTGCCCAACCTCGGCAACCGGGTGCAGGCCCTCGACCCCGACGACCCCAGCACGCCCCACCTCATGGCCTGGCAGTGGCTACACGTGCCCGGCCACGCCCCCGGCCAGCTGGCCTTCTTCCGCGAAGCCGACCGCGTGTTGATTGGGGCCGATGCCTTCGCCACCACGCACCACGACTCTATACCGGCCGTATTGCTCGGCATTCCCAAAATCAGCCGGGCCGGCACGCCGTTCAACTACGATTGGGAGGCGGCCCGCACCTCGGTTCAAACCCTGGCCGCGCTGGAGCCCAAGGCCATTGGCTGCGGCCACGGCCCGGTTATCATCGGCTCGGAGGCAGCCGCCGGCCTGCACCAGCTAGCCGATAATTACCCCGTGCCCGCCCACGGCCGCTACGTGCACGAGCCCGCCCGCACCGATGCCAGCGGCGTAGAGCACCTCCCACCCGCCCCCAAAGACAAGCTGCTAATACAGGCCGCTATCATCGGCGGGAGCCTGTTGGCAGCCGGCGCGGCCTGGCTACTCACCGGCGGCCGGCGCAAAATCAAGAAGTCGAAAGCCTATAAGAAGGCCTACAAAGCGGCCAAAAAATCCGGCAAGCACCAGCCGCCCCCCCCACCACCACTCTACCGGAGCGGGGTGGGGAGTTGA
- a CDS encoding helix-turn-helix domain-containing protein, with product MPIIVRLDVMLARRKMSLSALAAAVDITLANLSILKSDKAKAMRFSTLEAICQALDCQPGDLLEYVPGDGPIAHSDDG from the coding sequence ATGCCCATCATCGTTCGCCTCGACGTTATGCTGGCCCGGCGCAAAATGTCGCTCAGCGCCCTGGCCGCCGCCGTCGACATCACCCTGGCCAACCTCTCCATTCTCAAAAGCGACAAGGCCAAGGCCATGCGCTTCTCCACCCTCGAAGCCATTTGCCAGGCGCTGGACTGCCAGCCCGGCGACCTGCTGGAATACGTGCCCGGCGACGGCCCCATCGCCCACTCCGACGACGGCTAA
- a CDS encoding alkane 1-monooxygenase, whose product MSFTYRDLRYLVAYTLPLTAAVGLALGGAATWLTLGYTFGLIPLIEWLRPPNRALIPAGVPAASEAKRHPFFDGLLYLNVPLQYALLAYFFYSVAHRNFSAAEIAGAVFGVGICCGALGINVAHELGHRSRSWEQRLAQALLLSSWYPHFFIEHNRGHHRHVATPHDPATARLHEGFWRFLPRAVVGELRSAWALEATRLHRVGQSSWSGHNELLQLLAAQAGLAALVLAWVGPAGLLAWLAAAAVGYVLFQLVNYVEHYGLLRRQTAPGTYERVQPHHSWNSEHALGRILLYELTRHSDHHYQAARPYHSLRHQPAAPQMPTGYPGMMLLATMPPLWFRVMNPRVAAAT is encoded by the coding sequence ATGTCCTTCACCTACCGCGACTTGCGCTACTTGGTGGCCTACACCCTGCCCCTCACAGCCGCAGTGGGCCTGGCCCTGGGCGGAGCCGCTACCTGGCTCACCCTGGGCTACACGTTTGGGCTAATCCCGCTAATCGAATGGCTGCGGCCGCCCAACCGGGCCCTGATACCCGCCGGAGTGCCCGCTGCCTCCGAGGCCAAGCGGCATCCCTTCTTCGACGGCCTGCTCTACCTCAACGTGCCGCTGCAATATGCCCTATTGGCCTACTTTTTCTACTCGGTGGCCCACCGCAACTTTTCGGCCGCCGAAATAGCCGGCGCAGTGTTCGGCGTAGGCATCTGCTGCGGGGCGCTCGGCATTAATGTAGCGCACGAGCTGGGCCACCGCAGCCGCAGTTGGGAGCAGCGCCTGGCGCAGGCACTGCTGCTGAGCAGCTGGTACCCGCACTTTTTCATCGAGCACAACCGCGGCCACCACCGCCACGTAGCCACGCCGCACGACCCCGCCACGGCCCGCCTGCACGAGGGTTTCTGGCGCTTTCTACCCCGCGCCGTGGTCGGCGAGCTGCGCTCGGCCTGGGCCCTGGAAGCCACGCGCCTGCACCGCGTGGGGCAGTCGTCGTGGTCGGGTCACAACGAGCTGCTGCAGCTGCTGGCGGCGCAGGCGGGACTGGCCGCGCTGGTGCTGGCCTGGGTGGGGCCGGCGGGCCTACTGGCCTGGCTGGCGGCCGCTGCCGTGGGCTACGTGCTGTTTCAGCTGGTGAACTACGTGGAGCACTACGGCCTGCTGCGCCGCCAAACCGCCCCCGGCACCTACGAGCGGGTGCAGCCCCACCATTCCTGGAACTCTGAACACGCGCTGGGCCGCATCCTGCTCTATGAGCTCACCCGCCACTCCGACCACCACTACCAGGCCGCCCGCCCCTACCACAGCCTGCGCCACCAGCCCGCCGCCCCCCAAATGCCCACCGGCTACCCCGGCATGATGCTGCTGGCCACCATGCCGCCGCTTTGGTTTCGGGTAATGAACCCGCGCGTCGCGGCCGCAACCTGA
- a CDS encoding DUF4097 family beta strand repeat-containing protein — MVAPAGQPLTVSADPNGGITVHGWDGPNVRIRAKIQTWSNTEAEAAARARRLVVSASNNSVRTTDPEKENNWSVSYEIFVPRTTALAINTVNGGISLDNLQAAITFETTNGGVNLANLGGHVKGETTNGGVNITLSGSKWEGKGLDVATTNGGIRWKLPRTYSAQLFTSTDMGGIRTSLPVIKSGMFHKEGTASLGQGGATVKAVTTNGGIDVSQERD, encoded by the coding sequence ATGGTCGCCCCCGCCGGCCAGCCCCTCACCGTGAGCGCCGACCCCAACGGCGGCATCACCGTGCACGGCTGGGACGGGCCCAATGTCCGTATCCGCGCCAAAATTCAAACTTGGTCGAATACCGAAGCCGAGGCTGCCGCCCGGGCCCGGCGCCTGGTTGTGAGCGCCAGTAATAATAGTGTGCGCACTACCGACCCCGAAAAGGAAAACAACTGGAGCGTGAGCTATGAAATCTTCGTGCCCCGCACTACTGCGCTGGCCATCAATACGGTGAATGGTGGCATCAGCCTCGATAACCTTCAGGCGGCTATCACCTTCGAAACCACTAACGGCGGCGTGAACCTCGCCAATCTGGGCGGCCACGTAAAGGGCGAAACCACCAACGGCGGCGTCAATATCACGCTCAGCGGCAGCAAGTGGGAGGGCAAGGGCCTCGACGTGGCCACTACCAACGGCGGCATTCGCTGGAAACTGCCCCGTACGTATTCGGCCCAGCTCTTCACCAGTACCGACATGGGGGGCATCCGCACCAGCCTGCCGGTCATAAAATCGGGCATGTTTCACAAGGAAGGGACGGCCAGCCTAGGCCAGGGTGGTGCCACCGTGAAGGCCGTGACCACGAACGGCGGCATTGATGTGAGCCAGGAACGGGATTAG
- a CDS encoding NADPH-dependent F420 reductase: MRQRIAAAQTLNFPTMNIGIIGAGHIGSALAVRLTSLGHSVKIANSRGPETLTDVAQKTGATPVTAREAAQYGEIIVVTIPLKNIPDLPKDLFEGVAADVPVIDTSNYYPMLRDGQMPELETGDLTESEWVQQHLGRPVVKVFNNIYADHLENKGQAAGTPGRIALPVAGDEPAAKQKVMALVEELGFDAVDDGSLHESWRQQPGTPSYGADLPADKLREHFASLGTKRTEAQHAEYLANHAKAEQQMADQGIQLK, encoded by the coding sequence TTGCGGCAGCGCATCGCCGCCGCGCAAACCCTAAACTTTCCCACTATGAACATTGGAATCATCGGCGCCGGTCACATCGGCAGCGCGCTTGCCGTGCGGCTCACCAGCCTCGGCCACTCAGTTAAAATCGCCAACTCCCGCGGCCCCGAAACGCTGACGGACGTGGCCCAGAAAACGGGCGCTACCCCCGTTACAGCCCGGGAAGCGGCCCAATACGGCGAAATTATCGTGGTGACCATTCCACTGAAAAACATTCCCGACCTGCCCAAAGACCTGTTCGAGGGTGTGGCCGCCGACGTGCCCGTCATCGACACGAGCAATTACTACCCCATGCTGCGCGACGGCCAGATGCCGGAGCTGGAAACCGGCGACCTCACCGAAAGCGAATGGGTGCAGCAGCACCTGGGCCGCCCGGTGGTGAAGGTGTTCAACAACATCTACGCCGACCACCTCGAAAATAAGGGGCAGGCCGCCGGAACCCCCGGCCGCATTGCGCTGCCCGTGGCCGGCGACGAGCCAGCCGCCAAGCAGAAAGTAATGGCCCTTGTAGAAGAGCTGGGTTTCGACGCCGTGGACGACGGCAGCCTGCACGAGTCGTGGCGGCAGCAGCCTGGCACCCCTTCGTACGGGGCCGACCTGCCCGCCGACAAGCTACGCGAGCACTTCGCCAGCCTGGGCACCAAACGCACCGAGGCCCAGCACGCCGAGTACCTGGCCAACCACGCCAAGGCGGAGCAGCAAATGGCCGACCAGGGCATCCAGCTGAAGTAG
- a CDS encoding serine hydrolase domain-containing protein, with amino-acid sequence MPATQAQNVSKQLDALATQYAKAGQLNGTVLVAEHGKVVFAKGYGLANREWNQPNAADTKFRLGSLTKQFTSMLVMQLVEKGQLRLDAPISTYLPDYPKAAGDKITLHHLLTHTSGIPNYTAQPGF; translated from the coding sequence GTGCCGGCCACTCAGGCCCAGAACGTTTCCAAACAGCTCGATGCGCTGGCCACGCAATATGCCAAAGCCGGCCAGCTCAACGGCACGGTGCTGGTGGCCGAGCACGGCAAAGTCGTGTTTGCCAAAGGCTACGGCCTTGCCAACCGCGAGTGGAACCAGCCCAACGCTGCTGATACCAAGTTCCGGCTGGGCTCGCTCACCAAGCAGTTCACCTCGATGCTGGTGATGCAGCTGGTCGAAAAAGGCCAGCTCCGGCTCGATGCCCCCATCAGCACCTACCTGCCCGATTACCCCAAAGCTGCCGGCGATAAAATCACGCTGCACCACCTGCTCACCCACACCTCGGGCATCCCGAACTACACGGCCCAGCCTGGTTTTTAA
- a CDS encoding MGH1-like glycoside hydrolase domain-containing protein: MQEQIRLLEARAKTTDWKQFGPYLTERQWGTVREDYSANGDAWNYITHDMARAYAYRWGEEGLGGISDDQQRLCFGIGLWNGVDNQLKERLFGLTNGQGNHGEDVKEHYYYLDSTPTHSYMRMLYKYPQAAFPYDELRDENAARTRQEPEFELLDTGVFAESRYFDVFIEYAKAGPQDVLIQLTIHNRGPEAAPLTVLPQLWFRNTWTLGYDDHRPEIRRTQAAAMEAEHRDLGRYQLYCDRAEELLFCENETSPTLFGKKREKKNKAGRYFKDGINEYIVQGQATAVNPAETGTKAAARYQFNIPAGEARVLRLRLSQPTHEAPFADFDPLFATRRAEADEFYDCIQEGLRNADARNVQRQAFAGMLWSKQYYYYDVSQWLDGDPGRPVPPPERLTGRNAAWRHLHNADIVSMPDKWEYPWYAAWDLAFHCLPLAMVDADFAKQQLRLLCQDGYLHPNGQMPAYEWHFSDVNAPVHAWATWRVYQMDRKLHEGRGDTAFLEAVFQKLVMTFTWWVNRKDRDERNIFEGGFLGMDNIGVFDRSSPLPTGGKIEQSDGTSWMAMFALNLMRMALELAQTTPVYQEMASKFFEHFLYIAEAMTRGGGGHFNLWDEEDQFYYDVLHAPDDSRTRLRIRSMVGLIPLFAIEVIDDELLATVPEFHARALALIQRRPRLAELVSRWQEPGQGARHLMGLMRQSRLRSVLTRMLDETEFLSEFGIRSLSRYHLDNPYYYHMGEADSFSVTYVAGEAESDMFGGNSNWRGPVWLPVNCLIIESLQRYHSYYGDAFTIECPTGSGQLHTLAQVADALSARLARLFLKDENGRRPALGDTEIHQTDPHFRDNLLFHEYFHGDDGHGLGASHQTGWTGLVVRLLEKAGG; this comes from the coding sequence ATGCAAGAACAAATCCGCCTCCTCGAAGCCCGCGCCAAAACCACCGACTGGAAACAATTTGGCCCCTATCTCACCGAGCGCCAGTGGGGTACTGTGCGCGAAGACTACAGCGCCAACGGCGACGCCTGGAACTACATCACCCACGACATGGCGCGCGCCTACGCCTACCGCTGGGGTGAGGAAGGCCTCGGCGGCATCAGCGACGACCAGCAGCGGCTGTGCTTCGGTATCGGCCTCTGGAACGGGGTCGATAACCAGCTGAAGGAGCGCCTCTTCGGCCTCACTAACGGCCAGGGCAACCACGGCGAGGACGTGAAGGAGCACTACTACTACCTCGACAGCACCCCCACGCACTCCTACATGCGGATGCTGTACAAGTACCCGCAGGCTGCTTTCCCTTACGATGAGCTGCGGGATGAAAATGCCGCCCGCACCCGCCAGGAGCCCGAATTCGAGCTGCTCGACACCGGTGTTTTCGCCGAAAGCCGCTACTTCGACGTGTTCATTGAGTATGCCAAAGCGGGCCCCCAGGACGTGCTCATTCAGCTCACCATCCACAACCGGGGTCCCGAGGCCGCGCCGCTCACGGTGCTGCCGCAGCTCTGGTTTCGCAATACCTGGACGCTGGGCTACGACGACCACCGGCCCGAAATCCGTCGTACCCAGGCCGCTGCGATGGAAGCCGAGCACCGCGACCTGGGTCGCTATCAGCTGTATTGCGACCGCGCCGAGGAGCTGCTGTTCTGCGAAAACGAAACCAGCCCCACGCTCTTTGGCAAGAAGCGCGAGAAGAAAAACAAGGCCGGCCGCTACTTCAAAGACGGCATCAATGAGTACATCGTACAGGGCCAGGCCACGGCCGTGAACCCCGCCGAAACCGGCACCAAGGCCGCCGCCCGCTACCAGTTCAACATTCCGGCCGGCGAAGCCCGCGTGCTGCGCCTGCGCCTCAGCCAGCCCACGCACGAAGCGCCGTTTGCCGATTTCGACCCCCTTTTCGCCACCCGCCGCGCCGAGGCCGACGAGTTCTACGACTGCATTCAGGAGGGCCTCCGCAATGCCGACGCCCGCAACGTGCAGCGCCAGGCCTTCGCCGGCATGCTCTGGAGCAAGCAATATTATTACTACGATGTGAGCCAGTGGCTCGACGGCGACCCTGGCCGCCCCGTGCCGCCGCCCGAGCGCCTCACCGGTCGCAACGCCGCCTGGCGGCACCTGCACAACGCCGACATCGTCTCGATGCCCGACAAGTGGGAATACCCCTGGTACGCGGCCTGGGACCTCGCCTTTCACTGCCTGCCGCTGGCCATGGTGGACGCCGACTTCGCCAAGCAGCAGCTCCGCCTGCTCTGCCAGGATGGCTACCTGCACCCCAACGGCCAGATGCCCGCCTACGAGTGGCATTTCAGCGACGTGAACGCGCCCGTGCACGCCTGGGCCACCTGGCGCGTGTACCAGATGGACCGCAAACTGCACGAGGGCCGGGGCGACACCGCCTTCCTCGAAGCCGTGTTCCAGAAGCTGGTGATGACTTTCACCTGGTGGGTGAACCGCAAGGACCGCGACGAGCGCAACATCTTCGAGGGCGGCTTCCTGGGTATGGACAATATTGGGGTTTTCGACCGCTCGTCACCATTGCCCACCGGCGGCAAAATCGAGCAGAGCGACGGCACCAGCTGGATGGCCATGTTCGCCCTCAACCTCATGCGCATGGCCCTGGAGCTGGCCCAAACCACGCCCGTGTACCAGGAAATGGCCAGCAAGTTCTTCGAGCATTTCCTGTACATCGCCGAAGCCATGACCCGCGGCGGCGGCGGCCACTTCAATCTCTGGGACGAAGAAGACCAGTTCTACTACGACGTCCTGCACGCCCCCGACGACTCGCGCACCCGCCTGCGCATCCGCTCCATGGTGGGCCTCATCCCGCTGTTTGCCATAGAGGTAATTGACGATGAGCTGCTGGCTACCGTGCCCGAGTTCCACGCCCGCGCCCTGGCCCTCATCCAGCGTCGCCCGCGCCTGGCCGAGCTGGTGAGCCGCTGGCAGGAGCCCGGCCAGGGCGCGCGCCACCTTATGGGCCTCATGCGCCAAAGCCGCCTGCGCAGCGTGCTTACCCGCATGTTGGATGAAACCGAATTCCTCTCCGAATTCGGCATCCGCTCGCTCTCGCGTTACCACCTCGACAACCCGTACTATTACCACATGGGCGAGGCCGACAGCTTCTCCGTGACTTACGTGGCCGGCGAGGCTGAGTCGGACATGTTTGGCGGCAACTCCAACTGGCGCGGGCCGGTGTGGTTACCCGTCAACTGCCTCATCATCGAGTCGCTGCAGCGCTACCATAGCTACTACGGCGATGCGTTTACCATTGAGTGCCCCACCGGCTCGGGCCAGCTGCACACGCTGGCGCAGGTGGCCGATGCGCTTTCAGCCCGCCTCGCCCGCCTGTTTCTCAAGGATGAGAACGGCCGCCGCCCCGCCCTGGGCGATACCGAAATCCACCAGACCGACCCGCACTTTCGCGACAACCTGCTCTTTCACGAGTACTTCCACGGCGACGACGGCCACGGCCTCGGCGCCAGCCACCAAACCGGCTGGACCGGCTTGGTCGTGCGTCTGCTGGAAAAGGCGGGCGGGTAG